In Procambarus clarkii isolate CNS0578487 chromosome 60, FALCON_Pclarkii_2.0, whole genome shotgun sequence, one genomic interval encodes:
- the LOC138353975 gene encoding uncharacterized protein isoform X3 produces MKPTLKCCGRSWQQSCRKILADLQMWFGKSRSPSVSWKSSSVKQNQVIMMHGLAWSEAPLLCKRKSTKVIVSGVVLAFWIFCSSRSTCPTT; encoded by the exons atgaagcccacactaaaat gttgtggaaggtcctggcaacagagctgcaggaaaatacttgcagatctaca aatgtggtttggaaagtccagaagtccctCTGTCAGTTGGAAGAGTTCATCGGTTAAACAGAATCAG gtgattatgatgcatggactggcttggagtgaggcacctttactctgcaaaaggaaatctacaaaa gtgattgtctctggagttgtcttggccttttggatcttctgttcatctaggagcacctgtcccacaacctga
- the LOC138353975 gene encoding uncharacterized protein isoform X2, protein MVCLPFKPAAGTNVPANIRIVDEAHTKMLWKVLATELQENTCRSTFSRMWFGKSRSPSVSWKSSSVKQNQVIMMHGLAWSEAPLLCKRKSTKVGDCLWSCLGLLDLLFI, encoded by the exons atggtatgcctccctttcaaaccagcagctggcacaaatgttccagctaacatcagaatagtggatgaagcccacactaaaat gttgtggaaggtcctggcaacagagctgcaggaaaatacttgcagatctaca ttttccagaatgtggtttggaaagtccagaagtccctCTGTCAGTTGGAAGAGTTCATCGGTTAAACAGAATCAG gtgattatgatgcatggactggcttggagtgaggcacctttactctgcaaaaggaaatctacaaaagtgg gtgattgtctctggagttgtcttggccttttggatcttctgttcatctag
- the LOC138353975 gene encoding uncharacterized protein isoform X1 yields MVCLPFKPAAGTNVPANIRIVDEAHTKMLWKVLATELQENTCRSTFSRMWFGKSRSPSVSWKSSSVKQNQVIMMHGLAWSEAPLLCKRKSTKVIVSGVVLAFWIFCSSRSTCPTT; encoded by the exons atggtatgcctccctttcaaaccagcagctggcacaaatgttccagctaacatcagaatagtggatgaagcccacactaaaat gttgtggaaggtcctggcaacagagctgcaggaaaatacttgcagatctaca ttttccagaatgtggtttggaaagtccagaagtccctCTGTCAGTTGGAAGAGTTCATCGGTTAAACAGAATCAG gtgattatgatgcatggactggcttggagtgaggcacctttactctgcaaaaggaaatctacaaaa gtgattgtctctggagttgtcttggccttttggatcttctgttcatctaggagcacctgtcccacaacctga
- the LOC138353975 gene encoding uncharacterized protein isoform X4: protein MKPTLKCCGRSWQQSCRKILADLQMWFGKSRSPSVSWKSSSVKQNQVIMMHGLAWSEAPLLCKRKSTKVGDCLWSCLGLLDLLFI, encoded by the exons atgaagcccacactaaaat gttgtggaaggtcctggcaacagagctgcaggaaaatacttgcagatctaca aatgtggtttggaaagtccagaagtccctCTGTCAGTTGGAAGAGTTCATCGGTTAAACAGAATCAG gtgattatgatgcatggactggcttggagtgaggcacctttactctgcaaaaggaaatctacaaaagtgg gtgattgtctctggagttgtcttggccttttggatcttctgttcatctag